The Streptomyces fungicidicus nucleotide sequence GAGTCCGGTGCTCGCCGGATCGGGGCCCGCGTGGCCCGGGACCTTCCACACCACCAGCCCGACCGCGACCCCGGTGGCGAAGAGCATCACGAACATCCACGGCACGGAGTACCTGCCGACGCCGAGCGCGTCCGGCAGGTTCTGCCAGAGCACGTACTGCAGCTGCTCGGCCGCCGTGCTGACCCCCACCAGGATCAGGCTCGCCACCATGCCCACGAGCAGCGCGGGGACGAGGGTCGGCAGCAGGGTGCGTGCCGTGGCGGCGGGGGATGCCTGTTCTGCGCTGTCCTGGGCCACGCGCACACGATAAGGGGGCAAAGGCGGCAAACCCGGAAGCGGCTTGCACCTCACGCGGCGTGAGGACCCACGCTGGAGCGCGTACCGAGAAGGGAGCGGAAGTGAGCTACTCCGTGGGACAGGTGACCGGATTCGCCGGTGTCACCGTGCGCACCCTGCACCACTACGACGACATCGGCCTGCTCGTCCCGAGCGGGCGCAGCCACGCGGGACACCGGCGCTACAGCGACGCCGACCTCGACCGGCTGCAGCAGATCCTGTTCTACCGCGAGCTCGGCTTCCCGCTCGACGAGGTCGCCGTCCTGCTCGACGACCCGGACGCGGACCCGCGCGCGCACCTGCGCCGGCAGCACGAACTGCTGACCGCCCGGATCGAGAAGCTGAGGAAGATGGCGGCGGCCGTGGAGCACGCCATGGAGGCACGCAAGATGGGGATCGATCTGACGCCCGAGGAGAGGTTCGAGGTGTTCGGGGACAAGGACCCCGAGCAGTACGCCGAGGAGGCGGAGGAACGCTGGGGCGGCACCGAGGCGTACGCCGAGTCGCAGCGCCGCGCGGCGAGCTACACCAAGGAGGACTGGAAGCGCGTCCAGGCAGAGGTCGACGACTGGCAGGAGCGGTACACCGCCCTGGTGGCCGCCGGAGGGCAGCCGTCCGGCGAGGCGGCCATGGACCTGGCCGAGGAGCACCGGCAGCACGTCAGCAAGTGGTACTTCGAGGTGCCGTACGAGATGCACACGTGCTTCGCGGAGATGTACGTCTCCGACGAGCGCTTCAAGGCGTACTACGACTCCATGAGGCCCGGTCTCGCCGAGCACCTCAGGGAGGCGATCCTCGCCAACGCCGCGCGGCACACCGCCTGAGCGTCGTGGCCCGGCTCACATCCG carries:
- a CDS encoding MerR family transcriptional regulator, encoding MSYSVGQVTGFAGVTVRTLHHYDDIGLLVPSGRSHAGHRRYSDADLDRLQQILFYRELGFPLDEVAVLLDDPDADPRAHLRRQHELLTARIEKLRKMAAAVEHAMEARKMGIDLTPEERFEVFGDKDPEQYAEEAEERWGGTEAYAESQRRAASYTKEDWKRVQAEVDDWQERYTALVAAGGQPSGEAAMDLAEEHRQHVSKWYFEVPYEMHTCFAEMYVSDERFKAYYDSMRPGLAEHLREAILANAARHTA